One genomic region from Evansella sp. LMS18 encodes:
- the gcvPB gene encoding aminomethyl-transferring glycine dehydrogenase subunit GcvPB, whose translation MNRENQELIFEVSKEGRVGYSLPELDVPETNLNDLIPSEYQREEEPDLPEVSELQIVRHYTALSTRNHGVDSGFYPLGSCTMKYNPKINEDVARFPGFAHLHPYQDPSTIQGALELMYKLQTSLEEITGMDQVTLQPAAGAHGEWTGLMMIRAFHEANGDYHRTKVIVPDSAHGTNPASATVAGFESVTVRSNEKGIVDLDHLREVVGEDTAALMLTNPNTLGLFEEEIVEMAKIVHEAGGKLYYDGANSNAILGITRPGDMGFDVVHLNLHKTFTTPHGGGGPGSGPVGVKKELVPYLPKPVIMKDGDNYYFEYNLPESIGRVKPYYGNFGINVRAYTYIRTMGPVGLRKVSEFAVLNANYMFRRLEPYFDAPYQQHCKHEFVLSGRRQKKLGVRTLDIAKRLLDFGYHPPTIYFPLNVEECLMIEPTETESKETLDEFIDAMIQIAKEAEENPEIVQEAPHNTVIDRLDETTAARKPVLRYQKES comes from the coding sequence ATGAACCGGGAAAACCAGGAATTGATTTTTGAAGTCAGCAAGGAAGGGCGTGTTGGATACAGCCTGCCTGAACTCGATGTGCCGGAAACTAATCTGAATGATCTGATCCCGTCAGAGTACCAGCGTGAAGAAGAGCCTGATCTTCCTGAAGTCTCTGAACTGCAGATTGTCCGCCATTATACGGCACTTTCAACAAGAAACCACGGAGTGGACTCAGGTTTTTATCCCCTTGGTTCTTGTACGATGAAGTATAATCCGAAAATTAATGAAGATGTAGCGAGATTCCCGGGCTTTGCCCACCTGCACCCGTACCAGGACCCTTCCACGATCCAGGGAGCCCTTGAACTTATGTATAAACTGCAGACGTCCCTTGAAGAAATCACAGGGATGGATCAGGTGACACTGCAGCCTGCAGCAGGAGCACATGGCGAATGGACAGGTTTGATGATGATCCGCGCATTCCATGAAGCAAACGGGGATTATCACCGTACAAAAGTAATCGTGCCTGACTCTGCGCACGGTACGAACCCTGCATCTGCCACTGTAGCCGGTTTTGAATCCGTCACAGTGCGTTCAAATGAAAAAGGAATTGTGGACCTGGATCACCTTCGTGAGGTTGTTGGGGAAGACACAGCAGCGCTCATGCTGACAAATCCGAACACTCTTGGCCTGTTTGAAGAGGAAATCGTTGAAATGGCTAAGATCGTGCACGAAGCCGGAGGTAAACTCTACTATGACGGAGCGAACTCTAATGCGATTCTCGGGATTACCCGTCCAGGAGATATGGGATTTGACGTTGTCCATTTAAATCTTCATAAAACCTTCACGACACCTCATGGTGGAGGAGGTCCTGGGTCCGGTCCTGTCGGCGTTAAAAAGGAACTGGTTCCATACCTGCCTAAGCCGGTTATCATGAAGGATGGAGACAACTACTACTTTGAATATAACCTGCCGGAATCTATCGGAAGAGTGAAGCCTTATTACGGAAACTTCGGTATTAACGTAAGGGCGTACACCTACATCCGTACTATGGGGCCGGTTGGGCTCCGTAAAGTTTCCGAGTTTGCTGTGTTGAACGCCAACTATATGTTCCGCCGTCTGGAGCCGTATTTTGACGCTCCGTACCAACAGCACTGCAAACATGAATTTGTCCTTTCCGGCCGCAGGCAGAAAAAATTAGGTGTGCGTACGCTTGATATTGCGAAACGCCTTCTTGACTTTGGCTATCATCCTCCGACAATCTACTTCCCATTGAATGTGGAAGAGTGCCTGATGATAGAGCCGACTGAAACTGAGTCAAAAGAAACACTGGACGAGTTCATCGATGCGATGATACAAATCGCTAAGGAAGCAGAGGAAAATCCAGAGATTGTACAGGAAGCGCCTCATAACACGGTAATCGACCGCCTGGATGAAACTACAGCTGCCAGAAAACCGGTTTTACGCTACCAGAAAGAAAGCTGA
- a CDS encoding rhodanese-like domain-containing protein codes for MTPWTLIILTIILIVFIVVRMKKPKYMKSLEQEEFKKDYRKAQLIDVREEREFKTGYILGARNIPLSQLRQRASEIRPDKPVYLYCQSGSRCVQAAKILRKKRGVEEVVSLKGGFRKWSGKIKK; via the coding sequence ATGACACCATGGACTCTTATTATTTTAACCATTATTCTGATTGTCTTTATAGTGGTTCGTATGAAGAAACCTAAATACATGAAATCGCTGGAGCAGGAAGAATTCAAAAAAGACTACCGTAAGGCCCAGCTGATTGATGTTCGTGAGGAAAGAGAATTCAAGACTGGTTATATTCTCGGTGCCAGGAATATTCCTTTGTCACAGCTTCGCCAGCGGGCATCTGAGATCCGGCCGGACAAGCCTGTTTACCTGTACTGCCAGAGCGGCAGCAGATGCGTACAGGCGGCGAAAATCCTCCGTAAAAAACGCGGTGTGGAAGAAGTTGTTTCCTTAAAAGGCGGATTCAGAAAATGGTCAGGTAAAATTAAAAAATAA
- a CDS encoding biotin/lipoate A/B protein ligase family protein → METWYFLDSGEKSPAYNMALDEKLMDWHRDKLIPPVVRFYGWNPATLSVGYFQKAEKEIDLEAVKKHGLGFVRRPTGGRGVLHEDELTYSVIVSEEHPAMPETVTEAYRVLSEGLLEGFRDLGLEAEFSIPRTEEERNKLKQPRSAVCFDAPSWYELVVEGRKIAGSAQTRQKGVILQHGSIILSLDEDKLFDVFKYPSERVRERMQKAFRNKAVAIEELTEKPITIPMMKDAFKTGFEKALNIRLEPLTLTADMEQEVNELIERKYGKPEWNFKA, encoded by the coding sequence ATGGAAACATGGTATTTTTTAGATTCCGGAGAAAAGTCCCCTGCATATAATATGGCCCTTGATGAAAAGCTCATGGACTGGCACCGGGACAAGCTTATTCCCCCGGTTGTACGTTTCTACGGCTGGAACCCTGCCACATTATCAGTGGGTTATTTTCAGAAAGCAGAAAAGGAGATTGATCTGGAGGCTGTAAAAAAACACGGACTCGGCTTCGTCCGCCGGCCAACAGGCGGCAGAGGGGTGCTGCATGAAGACGAGCTTACATACAGTGTCATTGTATCCGAAGAACATCCGGCTATGCCTGAAACAGTGACAGAGGCATACCGTGTCCTGTCGGAAGGGCTTCTTGAAGGATTTCGGGATTTAGGCCTTGAAGCTGAGTTCTCGATTCCCAGAACCGAGGAAGAAAGAAATAAGTTAAAACAGCCCCGTTCCGCAGTGTGCTTTGATGCTCCATCATGGTATGAGCTTGTCGTTGAAGGAAGAAAAATTGCCGGAAGCGCACAGACGAGGCAAAAAGGAGTTATTCTTCAGCACGGGTCAATTATTCTTTCGCTGGACGAAGATAAGCTTTTTGATGTCTTCAAATACCCTAGTGAAAGAGTAAGAGAAAGGATGCAGAAAGCATTCAGGAATAAAGCGGTTGCTATTGAGGAACTAACCGAAAAGCCGATTACTATTCCGATGATGAAGGATGCCTTTAAAACCGGTTTTGAAAAAGCACTGAATATCCGGCTGGAGCCGCTGACACTTACTGCAGACATGGAACAGGAAGTGAATGAACTGATAGAGCGGAAATACGGTAAACCGGAGTGGAATTTTAAAGCTTAA
- a CDS encoding vitamin B12-dependent ribonucleotide reductase translates to MKTFMSEKTINVEELNKDIEQFPQVFPITPDMKIKKSGVSRLVMLDRYTFKDTEKKTLKAGDFVVLTVKEDPKFPARGYGIVQEIDWEENRAKIKIDDEFIGVLEDQQEKQTGIVSRSLDTIDKPLEIYYEQIAKRNARGLAEVETNAERRQESFEKFYHELMNMNFVPAGRVLYGAGAETDVTYFNCYVMPFVADSREGISEHRKQVMEIMSRGGGVGTNGSTLRPRNTLARGVNGKSSGSVSWLDDIAKLTHLVEQGGSRRGAQMIMLSDWHPDILEFIISKMQNPRILRYLLENTEDSHIQRLIKEKLKFTPLTEIEESMYQGIINYKHIPGTGGFDPKVIQEAEEKLRTGGTYSVNNSEFLTGANISVCITDDFMKAVENDEDYALRFPDVENYTEEEMEAYNREWQEYGDVREWEKLGFGIRTYRKIKAKELWNLINICATYSAEPGIFFIDNANEMTNAKAYGQKVVATNPCGEQPLAPYSVCNLAAVNLAEMADKDNKQVDFEKLKQTVATGVRMQDNVIDATPYFLEENTKQAKGERRVGLGVMGLHDLLIYTETVYGSEEGNDLVDKIFETIAVTAYRTSIELAKEKGSFPFLVGSNEQETKHLRMKYINTGYMKKMPEDVRQGVLEYGIRNSHLLTVAPTGSTGTMVGVSTGLEPYFSFSYFRSGRLGKFIEVKAEILQEYLNENPDTDPENLPEWFISSMDLSPEAHADVQCVIQRWVDSSLSKTVNAPKGYTVEQVKSVYERLYNGGAKGGTVYVDGSRDSQVLTLKAEENDMYAVELAGEPENEEPKKKVVLVDTIADLRSTSVTYGSEVGDTCPVCRKGTVEDIGGCNTCTNCSAQLKCGL, encoded by the coding sequence GTGAAGACGTTTATGTCTGAAAAGACGATCAACGTGGAGGAGCTGAATAAAGATATTGAGCAGTTTCCCCAGGTCTTTCCGATTACTCCGGATATGAAGATTAAAAAAAGCGGAGTATCACGATTGGTCATGCTGGACCGCTATACGTTCAAAGACACCGAGAAGAAAACTCTGAAAGCCGGAGATTTTGTAGTTCTCACAGTAAAAGAAGATCCTAAATTCCCTGCAAGGGGATATGGAATCGTTCAGGAAATTGACTGGGAGGAAAACCGGGCTAAAATCAAAATCGACGATGAATTCATCGGTGTCCTTGAGGATCAGCAGGAGAAACAGACAGGAATTGTATCTCGTTCTCTTGATACGATAGACAAGCCTCTGGAAATCTATTACGAGCAGATCGCAAAGAGAAATGCGAGAGGCCTTGCTGAAGTGGAAACAAACGCTGAGAGAAGGCAGGAATCCTTCGAAAAGTTCTATCATGAACTGATGAACATGAATTTTGTGCCTGCCGGCCGTGTCCTGTATGGAGCAGGTGCTGAAACTGACGTAACATATTTCAACTGTTATGTAATGCCTTTTGTGGCTGACTCAAGGGAAGGTATTTCAGAGCACCGCAAACAGGTTATGGAAATCATGAGCCGGGGCGGCGGGGTTGGAACGAACGGTTCCACATTACGCCCGCGCAACACACTTGCCAGAGGAGTAAATGGTAAATCTTCAGGCTCAGTGTCATGGCTCGATGATATCGCCAAGCTTACACATTTGGTGGAGCAGGGCGGGTCAAGACGTGGCGCTCAAATGATTATGCTGTCGGACTGGCATCCGGACATTTTAGAGTTCATCATTTCTAAAATGCAAAATCCAAGAATCTTAAGATATCTCCTTGAGAACACCGAAGATTCACATATTCAGAGACTCATTAAGGAAAAACTCAAATTTACTCCTTTAACAGAAATAGAAGAGTCTATGTACCAGGGAATTATCAACTACAAACATATTCCGGGAACTGGGGGATTCGACCCGAAAGTTATCCAGGAAGCGGAAGAAAAGCTGCGGACTGGCGGCACGTATTCGGTGAACAACTCTGAATTTTTAACCGGGGCGAATATCTCTGTATGTATTACAGATGATTTTATGAAAGCTGTTGAAAATGATGAAGATTATGCTCTTCGTTTCCCAGACGTGGAAAACTACACGGAAGAGGAAATGGAAGCATATAACCGGGAGTGGCAGGAGTACGGAGATGTGCGCGAATGGGAAAAGCTTGGCTTTGGCATCAGGACTTACCGGAAGATCAAAGCGAAAGAGCTGTGGAACCTCATTAATATTTGCGCGACATACTCAGCAGAGCCAGGAATCTTCTTTATCGACAATGCAAATGAAATGACGAACGCAAAAGCGTACGGGCAGAAAGTAGTAGCGACTAACCCGTGTGGTGAACAGCCACTTGCACCATACTCTGTCTGTAACCTTGCAGCAGTGAACCTTGCTGAAATGGCAGATAAAGATAATAAGCAAGTAGACTTTGAAAAACTGAAACAGACTGTCGCTACTGGCGTGAGAATGCAGGATAATGTTATCGATGCAACTCCTTACTTCCTTGAAGAAAACACAAAACAGGCCAAAGGCGAACGCCGGGTAGGCCTTGGTGTTATGGGGCTGCACGACCTGCTCATTTATACAGAGACAGTATACGGCTCAGAAGAAGGTAATGACCTCGTAGATAAAATCTTTGAAACTATCGCTGTTACTGCCTACAGGACAAGCATCGAGCTTGCGAAGGAAAAGGGAAGCTTCCCGTTCCTTGTCGGCAGCAACGAGCAGGAAACAAAGCATCTGCGAATGAAATATATCAATACCGGCTACATGAAGAAAATGCCGGAAGATGTGCGCCAGGGAGTTCTGGAATACGGGATCCGCAATTCACATCTGCTGACTGTTGCTCCCACTGGAAGTACTGGGACAATGGTTGGCGTCAGTACTGGCCTTGAGCCTTACTTCTCCTTCTCTTATTTCCGCAGCGGCCGTCTTGGTAAATTTATCGAGGTTAAAGCGGAAATACTACAGGAGTATCTGAATGAAAATCCGGACACAGATCCGGAAAATCTGCCGGAGTGGTTCATCTCAAGTATGGATCTTTCACCTGAAGCACACGCGGACGTTCAGTGCGTCATCCAGCGCTGGGTAGACAGTTCATTGAGTAAAACGGTTAACGCTCCGAAAGGCTACACAGTGGAACAGGTTAAAAGCGTATATGAGCGTCTTTACAATGGAGGAGCAAAGGGCGGTACTGTCTATGTAGACGGAAGCCGGGATTCCCAGGTATTGACTCTCAAAGCAGAGGAAAACGACATGTACGCGGTTGAACTAGCCGGAGAACCGGAAAATGAAGAGCCGAAAAAGAAAGTTGTACTTGTAGATACAATCGCTGATTTACGAAGCACATCAGTCACATACGGCAGCGAAGTAGGAGACACATGTCCTGTCTGCCGTAAAGGAACAGTGGAAGATATCGGCGGATGCAACACATGCACAAATTGCAGCGCCCAGTTAAAATGCGGCTTGTAA
- the mntR gene encoding transcriptional regulator MntR — protein MPTPSMEDYLERIYLLIEEKGYARVSDIAEALVVHPSSVTKMVQKLDKSEYLIYEKYRGLVLTPKGKKIGKRLVYRHDLLEEFMKLIGVNKENIYRDVEGIEHHLSWDAIDRIGDLVQYFEENPGRVEELRDVQKNNE, from the coding sequence ATGCCAACACCGAGCATGGAAGATTATTTGGAGAGGATTTACTTACTGATAGAAGAAAAGGGATATGCCAGAGTTTCCGATATAGCGGAAGCGTTAGTGGTACACCCATCCTCGGTTACAAAAATGGTACAGAAATTAGATAAGAGCGAATATCTCATATATGAAAAATACCGCGGTCTCGTTCTTACGCCTAAAGGCAAGAAGATCGGTAAGCGGCTCGTATACCGCCATGATTTACTGGAAGAGTTCATGAAACTTATCGGGGTAAACAAGGAGAATATTTATCGTGATGTAGAAGGGATAGAACATCACCTTAGCTGGGACGCGATTGACAGAATCGGCGACCTCGTACAGTATTTCGAAGAAAACCCCGGACGTGTGGAAGAACTTAGAGATGTTCAGAAAAATAATGAATAA
- a CDS encoding patatin-like phospholipase family protein: protein MKKVDGVFTGGGLKAFAFVGAIRELQKKGIGFERAAGTSAGALVAALIKAGYTSTEMEYLFEEMDAEQLLEPSRLPILSSFYRWLRVYKSMGLYKGRRFEDWVFTVLKQKGIITFGDLEPGSLKMIASDLTHGRLVVLPDDLVHYGLIPEQFSVARAVRMSCSLPFFFEPVKLVSNEGQRALVVDGGVLSNFPIWLFFSEEMKNPVRPVLGLRLSPAADYTSPMEIKNAFNMLHSLFETMRQAHDQRHIATKFEKNIIFIPTEDIPVTQFSLNEEMKDRLIAAGAKSTEKFLKAWSY, encoded by the coding sequence ATGAAAAAGGTTGATGGGGTTTTTACAGGCGGCGGCCTTAAAGCTTTTGCCTTCGTAGGCGCAATCCGGGAACTGCAAAAAAAAGGAATTGGCTTTGAAAGGGCTGCAGGTACAAGTGCAGGGGCGTTAGTGGCAGCTCTGATTAAGGCTGGATATACGAGTACAGAAATGGAGTATTTGTTTGAAGAAATGGATGCTGAACAATTGCTGGAACCATCCAGGCTTCCCATCCTTTCATCATTTTACAGATGGCTCAGAGTTTATAAATCAATGGGCCTGTATAAGGGGCGCCGATTTGAGGACTGGGTTTTTACTGTACTTAAACAAAAAGGAATAATAACTTTTGGAGACTTGGAACCGGGGTCTCTGAAAATGATAGCATCAGATCTGACTCATGGCCGTCTTGTCGTTCTTCCTGACGACCTTGTCCATTACGGATTGATTCCCGAGCAATTCTCGGTTGCAAGGGCTGTAAGAATGAGCTGCAGCCTGCCATTTTTCTTTGAGCCTGTTAAACTGGTCAGTAATGAGGGGCAAAGGGCACTCGTCGTTGACGGGGGAGTGCTGAGCAATTTTCCTATCTGGCTGTTTTTCTCAGAAGAAATGAAAAACCCTGTACGGCCAGTTCTCGGGTTACGTCTCTCCCCGGCGGCGGATTATACATCGCCGATGGAAATTAAAAATGCATTTAACATGCTTCATTCCTTGTTCGAAACAATGCGTCAGGCTCATGACCAGAGGCATATAGCCACGAAATTCGAAAAAAATATAATCTTCATTCCAACAGAGGATATTCCGGTTACCCAGTTTTCACTCAATGAGGAAATGAAGGATCGCCTTATCGCAGCAGGAGCAAAAAGCACAGAAAAATTCCTGAAAGCCTGGTCGTATTAA